One genomic window of Hordeum vulgare subsp. vulgare unplaced genomic scaffold, MorexV3_pseudomolecules_assembly, whole genome shotgun sequence includes the following:
- the LOC123422715 gene encoding 30S ribosomal protein S7, chloroplastic — protein sequence MSRRGTAEKRTAKSDPIFRNRLVNMVVNRIMKDGKKSLAYQILYRAVKKIQQKTETNPLLVLRQAIRRVTPNIGVKTRRNKKGSTRKVPIEIGSKQGRALAIRWLLEASQKRPGRNMAFKLSSELVDAAKGSGGAIRKKEATHRMAEANRALAHFR from the coding sequence ATGTCACGTCGAGGTACTGCAGAAAAAAGAACTGCAAAATCCGATCCAATTTTTCGTAATCGATTAGTTAACATGGTGGTTAACCGTATTATGAAagacggaaaaaaatcattggctTATCAAATTCTCTATCGAGCCGTGAAAAAGATTCAACAAAAGACAGAAACAAATCCACTATTGGTTTTACGTCAAGCAATACGTAGAGTAACTCCCAATATAGGAGTAAAAACAAGACGTAATAAAAAAGGATCGACGCGGAAAGTTCCGATTGAAATAGGATCTAAACAAGGAAGAGCACTTGCCATTCGTTGGTTATTAGAAGCATCCCAAAAGCGTCCGGGTCGAAATATGGCTTTCAAATTAAGTTCCGAATTAGTAGATGCTGCCAAAGGGAGTGGGGGTGCCATACGCAAAAAGGAAGCGACTCATAGAATGGCAGAGGCAAATAGAGCTCTTGCACATTTTCGTTAA
- the LOC123422711 gene encoding 50S ribosomal protein L2, chloroplastic, producing MAEWLKRPTHNWRILNNTAKHLYKTPIPSTRKGTVDRQVKSNPRNNLIHGRHRCGKGRNSRGIITARHRGGGHKRLYRKIDFRRNQKDISGRIVTIEYDPNRNAYICLIHYGDGEKRYILHPRGAIIGDTIVSGTKVPISMGNALPLTDMPLGTAMHNIEITRGRGGQLARAAGAVAKLIAKEGKSATLRLPSGEVRLVSQNCLATVGQVGNVGVNQKSLGRAGSKCWLGKRPVVRGVVMNPVDHPHGGGEGKAPIGRKKPTTPWGYPALGRRTRKRKKYSDSFILRRRK from the exons ATGGCTGAATGGTTAAAGCGCCCAACTCATAATTG GAGAATACTTAATAATACGGCGAAACATTTATACAAAACACCTATCCCGAGCACACGCAAGGGAACCGTAGACAGGCAAGTGAAATCCAATCCACGAAATAATTTGATCCATGGACGGCACCGTTGTGGTAAAGGTCGTAATTCCAGAGGAATCATTACCGCAAGGCATAGAGGGGGAGGTCATAAGCGCCTATACCGTAAAATAGATTTTCGACGGAATCAAAAAGACATATCTGGTAGAATCGTAACCATAGAATACGACCCTAATCGAAATGCATACATTTGTCTCATACACTATGGGGATGGTGAGAAGAGATATATTTTACATCCCAGAGGGGCTATAATTGGAGATACTATTGTTTCTGGTACAAAAGTTCCTATATCAATGGGAAATGCCCTACCTTTGA CCGATATGCCCTTAGGCACGGCCATGCATAACATAGAAATCACACGTGGAAGGGGTGGGCAATTAGCTAGAGCAGCAGGTGCTGTAGCGAAACTCATTGCAAAAGAGGGTAAATCGGCCACTTTAAGATTACCATCTGGGGAGGTCCGTTTAGTATCCCAAAATTGCTTAGCAACAGTCGGACAAGTGGGTAATGTTGGGGTGAACCAAAAAAGTTTGGGTAGAGCCGGATCTAAGTGTTGGCTAGGTAAACGCCCCGTAGTAAGAGGGGTAGTTATGAACCCTGTGGACCACCCCCATGGGGGCGGTGAAGGGAAAGCTCCCATTGGTAGAAAAAAACCCACAACCCCTTGGGGTTATCctgcgcttggaagaagaactaggaaaaggaaaaaatatagcGATAGTTTTATTCTTCGTCGCCGTAAGTAA
- the LOC123422713 gene encoding NAD(P)H-quinone oxidoreductase subunit 2 B, chloroplastic-like: protein MIWHVQNENFILDSTRIFMKAFHLLLFNGSFIFPECILIFGLILLLMIDSTSDQKDRPWFYFISSTSLVISITALLFRWREEPIISFSGNFQTNNFNEIFQFLILLCSTLCIPLSVEYIECTEMAITEFLLFVLTATLGGMFLCGANDLITIFVAPECFSLCSYLLSGYTKRDLRSNEATMKYLLMGGASSSILVHGFSWLYGSSGGEIELQEIVNGLINTQMYNSPGISIALISITVGLGFKLSPAPFHQWTPDVYEGVWFVRQIPTSISISEVFGFCKTP, encoded by the coding sequence ATGATCTGGCATGTACAGAATGAAAACTTCATTCTCGATTCTACGAGAATTTTTATGAAAGCGTTTCATTTGCTTCTCTTCAATGGAAGTTTCATTTTCCCAGAATGTATCCTAATTTTTGGCCTAATTCTTCTTCTGATGATCGATTCAACCTCTGATCAAAAAGATAGACCTTGGTTCTATTTCATCTCTTCAACAAGTTTAGTAATAAGCATAACGGCCCTATTGTTCCGATGGAGAGAAGAACCTATAATTAGCTTTTCGGGAAATTTCCAAACGAACAATTTCAACGAAATCTTTCAATTTCTCATTTTATTATGTTCAACTTTATGTATTCCTCTATCCgtagagtacattgaatgtacagaAATGGCTATAACAGAGTTTCTGTTATTCGTATTAACAGCTACTCTAGGGGGAATGTTTTTATGTGGTGCTAACGATTTAATAACTATCTTTGTAGCTCCAGAATGTTTCAGTTTATGTTCCTACCTATTGTCTGGATATACCAAGAGAGATCTACGGTCTAATGAGGCTACTATGAAATATTTACTCATGGGTGGGGCAAGCTCTTCTATTCTGGTTCATGGTTTCTCTTGGCTATATGGTTCATCTGGGGGGGAGATCGAGCTTCAAGAAATTGTGAACGGTCTTATCAATACACAAATGTATAACTCCCCAGGAATTTCAATTGCGCTTATATCCATCACTGTAGGACTTGGGTTCAAGCTTTCCCCAGCCCCTTTTCATCAATGGACTCCTGACGTCTACGAAGGAGTGTGGTTCGTTCGACAAATTCCTACCTCTATATCTATCTCTGAGGTGTTTGGGTTTTGCAAAACTCCATAG
- the LOC123422712 gene encoding NAD(P)H-quinone oxidoreductase subunit 2 A, chloroplastic-like, with amino-acid sequence MDSVLYIREEEARNPLFDSDSPTPVVAFLSVTSKVAASASATRILDIPFYFSSNEWHLLLEILAILSMILGNLLAITQTSMKRMLAYSSIGQIGYVIIGIIVGDSNDGYASMITYMLFYISMNLGTFACIVLFGLRTGTDNIRDYAGLYMKDPFLALSLALCLLSLGGLPPLAGFFGKLYLFWCGWQAGLYFLVSIGLLTSVLSIYYYLKIIKLLMTGRNQEITPYVRNYRRSPLRSNNSIELSMTVCVIASTIPGISMNPILAIAQDTLF; translated from the exons ATGGATTCGGTCTTATACATACGCGAGGAAG AAGCGAGGAATCCTCTTTTCGACTCTGACTCCCCCACTCCAGTCGTTGCTTTTCTTTCTGTTACTTCGAAagtagctgcttcagcttcagccacgcgaattctcgatattcctttttatttctcatcaaacgaatggcatcttcttctggaaatcctagctattcttagcatgattttgGGGAATCTCCTTGCTATTACTCAAACAAGCATGAAACGTATGCTTGCATATTCGTCCATAGGGCAAATCGGATATGTAATTATTGGAATAATTGTTGGAGACTCAAATGATGGATATGCAAGCATGATAACTTATATGCTGTTCTATATCTCCATGAATCTAGGAACTTTTGCTTGCATTGTATTATTTGGTCTACGTACCGGAACTGATAACATTCGAGATTATGCAGGATTATACATGAAAGATCCTTTTTTGGCTCTCTCTTTAGCCCTATGTCTCTTATCCCTAGGAGGCCTTCCTCCACTAGCAGGTTTCTTCGGAAAACTCTATCTATTCTGGTGTGGATGGCAAGCAGGCCTATATTTCTTGGTTTCAATAGGACTCCTTACGAGCGTTCTTTCTATCTACTATTATCTAAAAATAATCAAGTTATTAATGACTGGACGAAACCAAGAAATAACCCCTTATGTGCGAAATTATAGAAGATCCCCTTTAAGATCAAACAATTCCATCGAATTGAGTATGACTGTATGTGTGATAGCATCTACTATACCAGGAATATCAATGAACCCCATTCTTGCAATTGCTCAGGATACCCTCTTTTAG